In one Aeromicrobium erythreum genomic region, the following are encoded:
- a CDS encoding branched-chain amino acid aminotransferase, with protein sequence MTSAPFAPTVETNPAARTDAEREAILASPGFGNHFTDHMFLAEWTPEQGWHDARVVPYGPLQLDPATAVLHYAQEIFEGLKAYAWADGSVRVFRAEENAARLQRSAHRLALPELPQDWFLGSVDALVAADRAWVPEGGETSLYLRPFMFASEAFLGVRPSQHVTYCVIASPAGAYFPGGVKPVSIWLSTQYSRAGAGGTGAAKCGGNYAASLLPQQEAAQHGCQQVAFLDSTEQRWIEELGGMNLYFVQSDGSIVTPELSGSILEGITRESILTIARDLGHDVVERRVSIDEWREGTADGTITEVFACGTAAVVTPVGVLKWDGGEAVAGDGEAGKITMDVRSALVDLQYGRAEDRHGWMRRIPG encoded by the coding sequence ATGACCTCCGCACCGTTCGCCCCCACCGTCGAGACCAACCCGGCTGCGCGGACGGACGCCGAACGGGAGGCGATCCTCGCCTCTCCGGGGTTCGGCAACCACTTCACCGACCACATGTTCCTGGCCGAGTGGACGCCCGAGCAGGGTTGGCACGACGCCCGCGTCGTGCCCTACGGACCGTTGCAGCTGGACCCCGCCACGGCCGTCCTGCACTACGCGCAGGAGATCTTCGAGGGGTTGAAGGCCTACGCCTGGGCCGACGGCTCGGTCCGCGTGTTCCGGGCGGAGGAGAACGCCGCGCGTCTGCAACGCTCGGCGCACCGCCTCGCCCTGCCCGAGCTCCCGCAGGACTGGTTCCTCGGGTCGGTCGACGCCCTCGTGGCCGCCGACCGCGCCTGGGTGCCCGAGGGCGGCGAGACCAGCCTGTACCTGCGGCCGTTCATGTTCGCCTCCGAGGCCTTCCTCGGCGTGCGCCCCAGCCAGCACGTCACGTACTGCGTGATCGCCTCGCCGGCCGGCGCCTACTTCCCCGGTGGCGTCAAGCCCGTCTCGATCTGGCTGTCGACGCAGTACTCGCGGGCGGGCGCCGGGGGCACCGGCGCGGCCAAGTGCGGCGGCAACTACGCCGCGAGCCTGCTGCCGCAGCAGGAGGCCGCGCAGCACGGCTGCCAGCAGGTCGCCTTCCTCGACTCCACCGAGCAGCGCTGGATCGAGGAGCTCGGCGGCATGAACCTGTACTTCGTGCAGTCCGACGGCTCGATCGTCACGCCGGAGCTGTCGGGCTCGATCCTCGAGGGCATCACCCGCGAGTCGATCCTGACCATCGCCCGCGACCTCGGGCACGACGTCGTCGAGCGCCGGGTCAGCATCGACGAGTGGCGCGAGGGCACCGCCGACGGCACCATCACCGAGGTCTTCGCCTGTGGCACCGCCGCCGTGGTGACGCCCGTGGGCGTGCTCAAGTGGGACGGTGGCGAGGCCGTGGCCGGCGACGGCGAGGCCGGGAAGATCACGATGGACGTCCGTTCCGCGCTCGTCGACCTGCAGTACGGCCGAGCCGAGGACCGCCACGGGTGGATGCGCCGCATCCCCGGCTGA
- a CDS encoding acyltransferase family protein, translating to MSRPVLRPTTPVAVDRRSPLPGLTGLRWLAALPVFAFHLSLVDFGLNPFADGRWARTYASLLGQGGWTGVSFFFVLSGFLLTWRCSESRGTAAFVRKRLAKIFPLHVVTWSVTMVLYAFALAGSPWEYLPNLVLVSSWIPVHDVYLSVNLPSWSLCSELLFYLSFPALVPLVRRLRADRLALALAACVAGTVVVALVTMSLPDGPGVDGMPVTNLQFWFGYNLPLPRLLEFVAGMLLARLVAERRVPTIAPWVAWTAVLVGYVVASLGPFVLGFVAVMLVPLMMVVVATVQRDLAGRGTWVSSRPMVWLGEVSFGFYMAQQIVMYTVRITWQHGATYSVPLAIADWLLVFALTLGFATALHRLVEEPAMRRLGTRHQARAAAAAVAR from the coding sequence GTGTCGCGTCCCGTGCTCCGCCCGACCACTCCGGTCGCCGTCGACCGCCGCAGTCCGCTGCCCGGCCTGACCGGGCTGCGCTGGCTCGCGGCGCTGCCGGTCTTCGCGTTCCACCTCTCGCTCGTCGACTTCGGGCTCAACCCCTTCGCCGACGGGCGGTGGGCGCGCACGTACGCCTCGCTGCTCGGCCAGGGCGGCTGGACCGGGGTGTCGTTCTTCTTCGTGCTGAGCGGGTTCCTGCTGACCTGGCGGTGCTCGGAGAGCCGGGGGACCGCAGCCTTCGTGCGCAAGCGACTGGCGAAGATCTTCCCGCTGCACGTGGTGACCTGGTCCGTGACGATGGTCCTGTACGCGTTCGCCCTCGCGGGGTCGCCGTGGGAGTACCTGCCCAACCTCGTCCTCGTCAGCTCCTGGATCCCGGTCCACGACGTCTACTTGTCGGTCAACCTGCCCAGCTGGTCGCTCTGCAGCGAGTTGCTGTTCTACCTGTCCTTCCCCGCGCTCGTCCCGCTCGTCAGGCGGCTTCGGGCCGACCGCCTCGCGCTCGCCCTCGCGGCGTGCGTCGCGGGCACCGTGGTCGTCGCGCTCGTCACGATGTCGCTGCCCGACGGGCCGGGGGTCGACGGCATGCCCGTGACCAACCTGCAGTTCTGGTTCGGCTACAACCTCCCGCTGCCTCGTCTGCTCGAGTTCGTGGCGGGGATGCTGCTCGCACGCCTGGTCGCGGAGCGTCGGGTGCCGACCATCGCGCCGTGGGTGGCGTGGACGGCGGTGCTCGTCGGCTACGTGGTGGCCTCGCTGGGCCCCTTCGTGCTCGGCTTCGTGGCCGTCATGCTCGTGCCGCTCATGATGGTCGTCGTGGCCACCGTCCAGCGCGACCTCGCAGGCCGTGGCACCTGGGTCTCGTCGCGGCCGATGGTCTGGCTCGGCGAGGTGTCCTTCGGGTTCTACATGGCGCAGCAGATCGTCATGTACACGGTCCGCATCACCTGGCAGCACGGCGCCACGTACTCGGTGCCGCTCGCGATCGCGGACTGGCTGCTGGTCTTCGCGCTGACGCTCGGCTTCGCGACGGCGCTGCACCGCCTCGTGGAGGAACCGGCGATGCGTCGTCTCGGGACCCGGCACCAGGCCCGCGCGGCAGCGGCGGCGGTGGCCCGGTGA
- a CDS encoding alpha/beta fold hydrolase, translating to MTAVALRVERLGDAEYVCAGRGRAMGLAHGASGDVDANFSPLLDALGDRWSFVGSRYPGTGGSGPLDDLPSVLRPEVLADRLVEALDAEGHQRVPVAGVSFGCSVAIQAALRHPDRVSALVLTVGFARPDVQLRQMLGTWEQLAGGPPERLGAFLLSQLGSPDGLAELDRAGTFASDALDAGRGVNPSGLAHLRAATQVDLQDRLAEVRVPTLVVVAGADRVVLPATTRELAAGIPGAELLEYPAAGHAFTAKEGVVWARDVEAFLSRVDDRPAAL from the coding sequence GTGACGGCCGTCGCGCTGCGCGTCGAGCGGCTCGGGGACGCCGAGTACGTGTGCGCGGGGCGTGGTCGGGCGATGGGCCTCGCGCACGGTGCGTCCGGCGACGTCGACGCCAACTTCTCGCCGCTGCTCGACGCGCTGGGGGACCGGTGGTCGTTCGTGGGCTCGCGGTACCCCGGCACGGGCGGGTCCGGACCCCTCGACGACCTGCCGTCGGTCCTGCGTCCGGAGGTGCTGGCCGACCGTCTCGTCGAGGCGCTCGACGCCGAGGGCCACCAGCGCGTCCCGGTCGCGGGCGTGTCCTTCGGGTGCTCGGTCGCGATCCAGGCCGCGCTGCGCCACCCGGACCGTGTGTCGGCCCTGGTCCTCACGGTCGGCTTCGCCAGGCCCGACGTGCAGCTGCGTCAGATGCTCGGCACGTGGGAGCAGCTGGCCGGCGGGCCGCCGGAGCGGCTCGGGGCGTTCCTGCTCTCCCAGCTCGGCTCGCCCGACGGGCTCGCCGAGCTCGACCGCGCCGGCACCTTCGCGTCGGACGCGCTCGACGCCGGTCGCGGGGTGAACCCGTCGGGGCTCGCACACCTGCGCGCGGCGACCCAGGTGGACCTGCAGGACCGGCTGGCCGAGGTCCGCGTGCCCACCCTGGTGGTCGTGGCGGGCGCCGACCGGGTCGTGCTCCCCGCCACGACGCGCGAGCTCGCGGCTGGCATCCCGGGGGCGGAGCTGCTGGAGTACCCGGCGGCGGGCCACGCGTTCACGGCCAAGGAGGGTGTCGTCTGGGCGCGCGACGTCGAGGCGTTCCTGTCGCGGGTGGACGATCGACCGGCTGCGCTGTGA
- a CDS encoding MAB_1171c family putative transporter, which produces MGRLVVNDLGWVAVVTLLVGAAWTLPALARQSFRDPMRLTLFASMLLLGLGNLLSRPPVIAVVDARTTVGATKLTYNVLILVGLCLMIAFLRERPLVGARALRRWEVLLCVACVGGLLVVTAGIDPSLRNHTLAAPFLQDEHVRAFYNVGNTYLLAGYAACAVLAGRQTRRSAGVVRVALATIAVGLAGLALSCVARLVWVDVVATRPGEEVFDDQDVLAFALVATIVVCVGMSLPAVRSVVAMLGEVRGHRRRCRGLRELWTRLVEIHPDLVLDGLTYRGPAVATGYALATYRRYVECRDGLVRVGALVPGAPEDSAGPAEAAQALDAVLRGAPVGEPVVWGVHERYEDDVDALVRLSSALRSLRSRAPALAR; this is translated from the coding sequence GTGGGACGGCTGGTCGTGAACGACCTCGGATGGGTGGCCGTCGTGACCCTGCTGGTGGGCGCGGCCTGGACCTTGCCCGCGCTCGCGCGCCAGAGCTTCCGGGACCCCATGCGACTCACGCTGTTCGCCTCGATGCTGCTGCTGGGGCTGGGCAACCTGCTCTCCCGCCCGCCGGTCATCGCGGTCGTGGACGCCAGGACGACGGTCGGCGCCACGAAGCTCACCTACAACGTGCTGATCCTGGTGGGGCTGTGCCTGATGATCGCCTTCCTGCGCGAACGGCCGCTCGTCGGGGCGCGCGCCCTGCGCCGCTGGGAGGTCCTGCTGTGCGTCGCCTGCGTCGGCGGCCTGCTCGTCGTGACGGCAGGCATCGACCCGTCGCTGCGCAACCACACCCTCGCGGCCCCGTTCCTGCAGGACGAGCACGTCCGCGCCTTCTACAACGTCGGCAACACCTATCTCCTGGCGGGCTACGCGGCCTGCGCCGTGCTCGCCGGGCGCCAGACCCGGCGCTCCGCCGGCGTGGTGCGGGTGGCCCTGGCGACGATCGCGGTCGGCCTCGCGGGACTGGCGCTCAGCTGCGTGGCACGGTTGGTGTGGGTCGACGTCGTCGCGACCCGACCGGGCGAGGAGGTCTTCGACGACCAGGACGTGCTCGCCTTCGCCCTCGTGGCGACGATCGTGGTGTGCGTGGGCATGAGCCTCCCGGCCGTGCGCAGCGTCGTGGCGATGCTGGGCGAGGTGCGCGGGCACCGCCGTCGCTGCCGCGGACTGCGGGAGCTCTGGACCCGTCTGGTCGAGATCCATCCCGACCTCGTCCTCGACGGGCTCACCTACCGCGGCCCGGCGGTCGCGACGGGCTACGCCCTCGCGACCTACCGGCGCTACGTCGAGTGCCGTGACGGGCTGGTCCGCGTGGGGGCGCTGGTGCCGGGGGCGCCGGAGGACTCGGCAGGACCAGCCGAGGCTGCCCAGGCGCTCGACGCCGTGCTGCGAGGAGCTCCCGTGGGGGAGCCGGTGGTCTGGGGCGTGCACGAGAGGTACGAGGACGACGTCGACGCCCTCGTGCGTCTCTCGAGCGCCCTGCGCTCGCTGCGGAGCCGGGCGCCGGCCCTGGCCCGGTGA
- a CDS encoding zinc-binding dehydrogenase: MRAVGFHAPGGPEVVEVLDVPEPDRDDLLVVDVAGAAVNPVDLATRSGQIPTEGTTLLGWDLAGTVLRAPHGSGFAAGDRVAAMTAPLGTGIASMAERVALDPAFAVAVPASLDLLVAAALPLAGVTAVQTLRLAGLGAEDRVLLVGAQGSVGSHVAGRLLARQGPTDLVVRPGDADVWAVRLEQSEALGTVRTSPDTIGPGTYDVVIDTAGVPTLVDAVREGGRFVTITPFSAPTPEDHPSVDVRLTSVEISREDLQDVVARAASGAGVLPDVESLPLEAAGRAHARLEAGGVRGKLVLVP, encoded by the coding sequence GTGAGGGCCGTGGGCTTCCACGCCCCCGGCGGCCCCGAGGTCGTCGAGGTGCTCGACGTCCCCGAGCCCGACCGGGACGACCTGCTGGTCGTCGACGTCGCCGGCGCGGCGGTCAACCCGGTCGACCTCGCCACCCGCTCGGGCCAGATCCCGACGGAGGGCACCACGCTGCTGGGCTGGGACCTCGCCGGCACCGTGCTCCGCGCGCCGCACGGGTCGGGGTTCGCGGCCGGCGACCGCGTGGCGGCGATGACCGCACCCCTGGGCACCGGGATCGCCTCGATGGCCGAGCGTGTTGCGCTCGACCCCGCCTTCGCCGTCGCGGTGCCGGCGTCGCTCGACCTGCTGGTCGCCGCCGCGCTCCCGCTCGCTGGCGTGACCGCCGTCCAGACGCTGCGCCTCGCCGGCCTGGGCGCGGAGGACCGCGTGCTGCTCGTGGGCGCCCAGGGCAGCGTCGGCTCCCACGTGGCCGGTCGGCTCCTCGCACGGCAGGGACCTACCGACCTCGTGGTCCGACCGGGCGACGCGGACGTGTGGGCCGTGCGCCTCGAGCAGTCCGAGGCCCTCGGCACCGTGCGCACGAGCCCGGACACGATCGGTCCCGGCACCTACGACGTCGTGATCGACACCGCGGGCGTCCCGACGCTGGTGGACGCGGTACGCGAGGGTGGTCGCTTCGTGACCATCACGCCGTTCAGCGCCCCCACGCCTGAGGACCACCCCAGCGTCGACGTGCGGCTCACGAGCGTCGAGATCTCGCGCGAGGACCTCCAGGACGTCGTCGCCCGCGCGGCGAGCGGCGCGGGCGTGCTCCCCGACGTCGAGAGCCTCCCGCTCGAGGCGGCCGGCCGGGCACACGCGCGACTCGAGGCAGGCGGCGTCCGCGGCAAGCTCGTGCTCGTGCCCTGA
- a CDS encoding sedoheptulose 7-phosphate cyclase, whose protein sequence is MRSATALTQGLHHHVHRTRGDLPSPSTAVPDPTRTPRLGADASWTVEAVQQVRYHVVRSQGLFDVDNTTLLDGCADAPMAAGERRLVVVDSAVDALHGDRIRTWFDAHDVAATIVALRADEEVKQWDSVSAVIDAMNAFGIDRRREPVLAVGGGVLTDVVGFAASLYRRGTPYLRIPTTLIGLVDAGVGVKTGVNYAAGKNRVGTYAAAKATFLDRTWLSTLDPRHVSNGLAEVLKVALMKSAELFELLERSGRDLLEDRLLGSTPELDAAAATVVAESIHLMLEELQPNLWESTLERCVDYGHTFSPVIEMRALPSLLHGEAVAVDMALTTVIGELRGYVSIEQSARVLAVMRQLGLPTWDDVLAEPGLLASALRDTVRHRDGQQRLPLPVGIGGHRFVNDVTDAELQRALELLRSRSRDHAQETR, encoded by the coding sequence ATGCGCAGCGCCACGGCCCTCACCCAGGGGCTCCACCACCACGTCCACCGCACGCGGGGCGACCTCCCGTCGCCCTCGACCGCCGTCCCCGACCCGACCCGCACGCCACGGCTCGGAGCCGACGCGTCGTGGACGGTCGAGGCGGTGCAACAGGTCCGCTACCACGTCGTGCGGTCCCAGGGCCTGTTCGACGTCGACAACACGACGCTGCTCGACGGCTGCGCCGACGCGCCCATGGCCGCGGGGGAGCGCAGACTCGTGGTCGTCGACAGCGCGGTCGACGCCCTGCACGGCGACCGGATCCGTACCTGGTTCGACGCCCACGACGTCGCCGCGACGATCGTCGCCCTGCGCGCGGACGAGGAGGTCAAGCAGTGGGACTCCGTCTCGGCGGTGATCGACGCCATGAACGCCTTCGGGATCGACCGGCGCCGTGAGCCGGTGCTCGCGGTCGGCGGGGGTGTGCTGACCGACGTGGTCGGCTTCGCGGCCAGCCTGTACCGGCGCGGCACGCCGTACCTGCGCATCCCGACCACGCTGATCGGTCTCGTGGACGCCGGTGTCGGGGTCAAGACGGGGGTGAACTACGCGGCCGGCAAGAACCGGGTCGGGACCTACGCGGCGGCCAAGGCGACGTTCCTGGACCGCACCTGGCTCAGCACCCTCGACCCGCGGCACGTGTCCAACGGCCTCGCGGAGGTGCTCAAGGTCGCCCTGATGAAGTCGGCAGAGCTGTTCGAGCTGCTCGAGCGCTCGGGTCGCGACCTGCTCGAGGACCGGCTGCTGGGCAGCACGCCGGAGCTCGACGCCGCGGCCGCGACCGTCGTGGCCGAGTCGATCCACCTGATGCTGGAGGAGCTGCAGCCCAACCTCTGGGAGTCCACCCTCGAGCGCTGCGTCGACTACGGGCACACCTTCAGCCCGGTCATCGAGATGCGCGCGCTCCCCTCCCTGCTTCACGGCGAGGCCGTTGCCGTCGACATGGCGCTGACCACCGTGATCGGCGAGCTCCGCGGCTACGTCTCGATCGAGCAGTCGGCGCGGGTCCTCGCCGTCATGCGCCAGCTGGGACTGCCCACCTGGGACGACGTGCTGGCCGAGCCGGGGCTGCTGGCGTCCGCCCTGCGCGACACCGTGCGCCACCGCGACGGCCAGCAGCGGCTACCCCTGCCCGTCGGGATCGGGGGCCACCGCTTCGTCAACGACGTCACCGACGCCGAGCTGCAGAGGGCGCTGGAGCTGCTGCGCTCGCGCTCCCGGGACCACGCGCAGGAGACGCGATGA
- a CDS encoding SDR family NAD(P)-dependent oxidoreductase: MGRCRLPGADAQPVPSGGPGAELLEHVAVDLADPDAARVVLRSLPDEVDLLCYSAVYFTAGRAPFAETTERDWEDQWRINVHGLWLALHSLLPALRRAAPSVVLSISSEVVYNAGPLRAGYAATKAAARGLVESLAQEEDPDVVRVVQALPAQMVDSPGIRARRPDDFDYADYMTGDDFGPLARDLVERRAADLAGEVLVVDHGGAYRPLGDTLPTSQSRPAGVSA, translated from the coding sequence GTGGGCCGCTGCCGGCTGCCGGGTGCTGACGCTCAACCGGTCCCGTCCGGTGGGCCCGGGGCCGAGCTGCTGGAGCACGTCGCGGTCGACCTCGCCGATCCCGACGCCGCGCGCGTCGTCCTGCGCTCGCTGCCCGACGAGGTCGACCTGCTCTGCTACTCGGCCGTCTACTTCACCGCCGGACGTGCGCCGTTCGCCGAGACCACCGAGCGCGACTGGGAGGACCAGTGGCGCATCAACGTGCACGGGCTGTGGCTGGCGCTGCACAGCCTGCTGCCCGCCCTGCGACGTGCGGCGCCCTCGGTCGTGCTCAGCATCTCCTCGGAGGTCGTCTACAACGCGGGCCCGCTGCGGGCCGGCTACGCGGCCACGAAAGCCGCGGCCCGTGGGCTGGTCGAGTCGCTCGCGCAGGAGGAGGACCCGGACGTCGTGCGCGTCGTCCAGGCACTGCCGGCGCAGATGGTGGACTCGCCGGGCATCAGGGCGCGCCGCCCGGACGACTTCGACTACGCCGACTACATGACGGGTGACGACTTCGGCCCGCTCGCCCGCGACCTCGTGGAGCGACGTGCCGCCGACCTCGCCGGTGAGGTCCTCGTGGTGGACCACGGCGGCGCCTACCGTCCGCTCGGCGACACGCTGCCGACGTCGCAGAGCCGACCGGCGGGGGTGTCGGCATGA
- a CDS encoding HAD-IA family hydrolase: MSVRHAEADAYLFDMDGTLVDSTSVVERTWADFSRRHGLDVEEVLAYAHGRPTASTTAHFLEDADVAADEAIRLAALEEETVDGIVEVPGAAALVAGLPEDRWAVVTSAGRRLAERRLDAAGVPRPAVLVTADDVARPKPDPEGYLLAARLLGVPVDACVAFEDSEAGVRAAVASGARTVVVGTLSSHDGTLPRVVDLSGPDVPGAVAATRVPS; this comes from the coding sequence ATGAGCGTGCGGCACGCGGAGGCGGACGCGTACCTGTTCGACATGGACGGCACGCTCGTGGACTCCACGTCGGTGGTCGAGCGGACCTGGGCCGACTTCAGCCGGCGGCACGGCCTCGACGTGGAGGAGGTGCTGGCCTACGCGCACGGTCGTCCGACGGCCAGCACGACCGCCCACTTCCTCGAGGACGCCGACGTGGCTGCCGACGAGGCGATCCGGCTGGCCGCCCTGGAGGAGGAGACCGTCGACGGCATCGTCGAGGTCCCGGGCGCGGCGGCCCTCGTCGCCGGGCTGCCCGAGGACCGGTGGGCCGTCGTCACCTCGGCCGGCCGACGTCTCGCCGAGCGGCGCCTGGACGCCGCCGGCGTCCCGCGTCCTGCCGTCCTCGTGACGGCCGACGACGTGGCACGGCCCAAGCCCGACCCGGAGGGCTACCTGCTGGCTGCACGGCTCCTCGGCGTCCCCGTCGACGCGTGCGTCGCCTTCGAGGACTCGGAGGCGGGGGTCCGGGCCGCGGTCGCGAGCGGCGCGCGCACGGTCGTGGTCGGCACGCTGTCGTCCCACGACGGGACGCTGCCACGTGTCGTGGACCTCAGCGGTCCCGACGTCCCCGGCGCCGTCGCCGCCACGAGGGTCCCGTCGTGA
- a CDS encoding ROK family protein produces MTALDTRGPTARTRATATFAVDVGGTWTRSRPLEDGAPTERVPTPSILRRPGVPVAVLRDDLVALLARLAPPGACVAVSLGAALDERTGIVHGSAPLWGAADDPVDLGAALARRRPDVAWHLVNDVTAAVTDLAVRHAPAGVRHVGYLTVSSGIAYRCLDVPRARIEIDERGLQGEVGHLVAQVDAEDADLLRLRCECGGAAHLAAISSGPGIARLVVQRAGATSDPVARLRAGLGAGEDWAQGVLRSAVAPVAALVRTLWTLDPHLDLLALGGGVVEGLGAVYEHTLRGLLAVPASYADPPRDDAWFDEHLRCCVPGDVDLLAGAAAAVSGAAEAVR; encoded by the coding sequence GTGACGGCGCTCGACACCCGCGGCCCTACGGCACGCACGCGAGCGACCGCGACGTTCGCCGTCGACGTCGGCGGCACCTGGACGAGGAGCCGGCCCCTGGAGGACGGCGCACCCACCGAGCGCGTGCCCACACCGAGCATCCTGCGGCGCCCTGGAGTCCCGGTGGCGGTGCTGCGGGACGACCTCGTCGCGCTGCTCGCCCGTCTCGCGCCGCCGGGTGCGTGCGTGGCGGTCTCGCTCGGCGCCGCCCTCGACGAGCGCACCGGCATCGTGCACGGCTCGGCGCCGCTGTGGGGGGCGGCCGACGACCCCGTCGATCTGGGCGCCGCGCTCGCCCGACGCCGTCCCGATGTCGCCTGGCACCTCGTCAACGACGTCACGGCGGCCGTCACCGACCTCGCCGTGCGTCACGCACCCGCAGGGGTGCGGCACGTGGGCTACCTGACCGTCAGCAGCGGCATTGCTTACCGGTGTCTCGACGTCCCGCGCGCACGGATCGAGATCGACGAACGCGGGCTGCAGGGCGAGGTCGGCCACCTCGTGGCCCAGGTCGACGCCGAGGACGCCGACCTGCTGCGCCTGCGCTGCGAGTGCGGGGGAGCGGCCCACCTCGCCGCGATCTCCTCCGGTCCGGGCATCGCGCGGCTGGTCGTGCAGCGCGCGGGTGCCACGTCGGACCCGGTCGCCAGGCTTCGCGCGGGCCTCGGCGCAGGGGAGGACTGGGCCCAGGGGGTCCTCCGCTCCGCCGTGGCCCCGGTCGCGGCGCTGGTCCGCACCCTGTGGACCCTCGACCCGCACCTCGACCTGCTGGCCCTCGGCGGCGGTGTGGTCGAGGGACTCGGCGCCGTCTACGAGCACACGCTCCGCGGGCTGCTGGCCGTGCCCGCGTCGTACGCCGACCCGCCGCGGGACGACGCGTGGTTCGACGAGCACCTGCGGTGCTGCGTGCCGGGTGACGTCGACCTGCTGGCCGGCGCCGCCGCAGCCGTGTCCGGAGCAGCGGAGGCGGTCCGATGA
- a CDS encoding alcohol dehydrogenase catalytic domain-containing protein, which yields MTRGAVASGRPAALVRVERHRALVRTPAGLRLHSLPTPTPGPGELLLAPEVVGVCGTDLQILRGLRADPAEVLGHEGVARVVAVGPAVAGPAPRVGERVLVDPTHPRDDTFLLGHNVAGLWAERVVVPATAVRDGLVVRAPGPGPATPAGPDHDAAVVAALAEPLSSVLEGYRVATDVAAGAPSTLVVWGGGVVGRLAVRWWRHRRPDLRVLHVHRPGEPPLLPEPGTLALAADDQDLPAVLVGLTGPVTAVVATPRTASLQAVAALVGLCRAALTIDLHAGLPAGPVRWNGVEDVVDLAALRARNRAGRPVVPVARTVGRRGAAPVTFVGHRGVAPATLQRAAHVVSGDPTAWADLVTHHVTLDDAVRAIRAMVDGDRHVDGRPVLKLAMRISR from the coding sequence ATGACCAGGGGAGCCGTCGCGTCGGGGCGCCCCGCGGCACTGGTGCGCGTCGAGCGGCACCGCGCCCTCGTCCGCACGCCCGCCGGCCTGCGGCTGCACAGCCTTCCGACCCCCACGCCCGGACCGGGTGAGCTGCTGCTGGCCCCGGAGGTCGTGGGCGTGTGCGGCACCGACCTGCAGATCCTGCGCGGGCTCCGCGCCGACCCCGCCGAGGTGCTCGGGCACGAGGGGGTCGCTCGCGTCGTCGCCGTCGGACCGGCCGTCGCCGGACCTGCACCTCGCGTCGGGGAGCGCGTGCTCGTCGACCCGACTCACCCGAGGGACGACACGTTCCTGCTCGGCCACAACGTGGCCGGTCTCTGGGCGGAGCGCGTGGTCGTGCCGGCCACGGCCGTGCGCGACGGGCTCGTGGTGCGGGCACCCGGCCCCGGGCCCGCCACACCGGCCGGCCCCGACCACGACGCGGCCGTCGTGGCCGCGCTCGCCGAGCCGCTGTCGTCCGTGCTGGAGGGGTACCGGGTCGCGACCGACGTGGCCGCCGGCGCACCGTCGACGCTCGTGGTCTGGGGTGGCGGGGTGGTCGGCCGCCTGGCTGTGCGGTGGTGGCGGCACCGCCGTCCCGACCTGCGGGTCCTCCACGTGCACCGCCCCGGCGAGCCGCCGCTCCTGCCGGAGCCGGGCACGCTGGCCCTCGCCGCGGACGACCAGGACCTCCCGGCCGTCCTGGTCGGGCTCACAGGTCCCGTGACCGCCGTCGTCGCCACCCCGCGCACGGCATCGCTCCAGGCCGTGGCTGCGCTGGTGGGACTGTGCCGCGCTGCTCTGACGATCGACCTGCACGCGGGCCTGCCCGCTGGGCCGGTGCGCTGGAACGGCGTCGAGGACGTCGTCGACCTCGCTGCGCTGCGAGCGCGCAACCGCGCCGGGCGTCCCGTCGTGCCGGTCGCTCGCACGGTGGGCCGCCGAGGCGCGGCACCGGTGACCTTCGTGGGCCACCGCGGCGTCGCCCCGGCCACGCTCCAGCGGGCGGCCCACGTGGTGTCCGGCGACCCGACGGCCTGGGCCGACCTTGTGACGCACCACGTGACGCTCGACGACGCCGTCCGCGCGATCCGTGCCATGGTCGACGGCGACCGACACGTCGACGGTCGACCGGTCCTGAAGCTCGCCATGAGGATCTCGCGGTGA